DNA from Verrucomicrobiaceae bacterium:
AGGATGTGGTTGAGTAGGAGCTGCCAGGGATTGTCGAACTGAAACAACTTGCGGAGACTTTGGAGCTTGTAGGCGATGTCGATCATGTTTTAAGACGAAGTGTTCGGGTTCATCCCATGTTCTTGAAGATATAATGCGGCAGCGCGGAGGTCGGGCAGGCAAACAGCAGGCGGGGAGGGATGGGCAGCCCATTTTGGTCCCACGCCGATGAAGCGCATGCCTGCGGCCTGTGCCGCGAGGCGATCGGCGTCACTGTCACCTATCATGATGGTGGCAGCGAGGTCGAGACCCTGCTCCTCCACCGCACGCCGGAGCATGCCGGGCTTAGGTTTGCGGCAGTCGCTGTCACGGCGCAGCTCGGGGATGCCTTCGCCATGGTGTGTCTCGGGGTGAAAGGGGCTGTGGTAGATTTTTTCGATGTGGGCACCCGCAGTGGCCAGTTCGGCACATAGTCGCTCATGAATGGCGTGGAGGCCTTCTTCGGTGAGCAGCCCACGGGCGATCGCGGGCTGGTTCGTGGCGATAAAACAACGCAACCCTGCTGCGCAGAGGCTGGAAATGCCCTCAGCAGCTCCGGGGAGCAGTTCCAAGTCCTCCACCCGCGTGAGCAGACCGCGCTCGACATTGATGGTGCCATCGCGGTCGAGGATGACAGCACGCACGGGCGCTGGGTGCACGCGCGCAGTACGGCTGCGCTCTCGCCAAGTCAGGTAGGTCTCCACTTTGGCTAGGCGATCTGGCGTGCCCATGTCTTTGACGAAGCCAGCGGGGTCGATGAAGTGGCCGCGCAACTCAGCACCAGCGGTGAGCGCGGTCGGAAATACGTCATGCACAAAGTCGGAGGCC
Protein-coding regions in this window:
- a CDS encoding HAD-IIIA family hydrolase, producing MPTRTAITQAVILCGGKGTRLGPLTQSCPKPMLPLAGRPLLDHTLEFLAAHGVRHAILAAGHQSEVIADHYATGSASGITIHVHQESTPLGTAGALREFAAHLHERFFVIYGDVFLDFDLTALGLAHCASSATGTLLVRASDHPWDSDLVEMDAHSRISGFVTRRESGRLYRNVANAAVYALESSLIDAIPAGRASDFVHDVFPTALTAGAELRGHFIDPAGFVKDMGTPDRLAKVETYLTWRERSRTARVHPAPVRAVILDRDGTINVERGLLTRVEDLELLPGAAEGISSLCAAGLRCFIATNQPAIARGLLTEEGLHAIHERLCAELATAGAHIEKIYHSPFHPETHHGEGIPELRRDSDCRKPKPGMLRRAVEEQGLDLAATIMIGDSDADRLAAQAAGMRFIGVGPKWAAHPSPPAVCLPDLRAAALYLQEHGMNPNTSS